A part of Myxococcus landrumus genomic DNA contains:
- a CDS encoding exonuclease SbcCD subunit D C-terminal domain-containing protein, protein MRLLHTSDWHLGHTLYDVSREAEHGAFLEWLLDTLEAQAVDALLVAGDIFDTSNPSAEAQAAWYQFIAKARRRLPRLDVVVIGGNHDSAARLDAPDPLFAALGVKVVGGLPRGERGVDLARLLVPVHDAKGHVAAWVAAVPYLRPSDLPPLREDVGDRLVEGVRAVYSEVLEAARHRRQPGQALVAMGHCYMTGSELSELSERKILGGNQHALPVDLFPEDVAYAALGHLHKAQRVGGREGVRYSGSPLPLSLSEAGYRHQVLLVDLKGEALERVESVAVPRRAEMVRVPARDAAVLDDVVALLEALPALDEAMPEWRRPYLEVCVSLPRPEPSLRQKVEKALEGRAARLVKLTPAYTGTGGALAETGPAMLSLRERTPEDVFRARFARDYEEPPSELLLEAFHTLLTQVQEDAS, encoded by the coding sequence ATGCGCTTGCTGCACACGTCGGACTGGCATCTGGGACACACGCTGTACGACGTCTCGCGCGAGGCGGAGCACGGCGCGTTCCTAGAGTGGCTGTTGGACACGCTCGAGGCCCAGGCGGTGGATGCGCTGCTGGTGGCTGGCGACATCTTCGACACGTCCAATCCCAGCGCGGAGGCCCAGGCGGCCTGGTACCAGTTCATCGCGAAGGCCCGTCGGCGGCTGCCCCGGTTGGATGTGGTGGTGATTGGCGGCAACCATGACTCGGCGGCGCGGCTGGATGCGCCGGACCCGCTGTTCGCGGCGTTGGGCGTGAAGGTCGTGGGCGGACTGCCTCGCGGGGAGAGGGGGGTGGACCTGGCGCGGCTCCTGGTGCCGGTGCACGACGCGAAGGGGCATGTGGCGGCGTGGGTGGCGGCGGTGCCGTACCTGCGGCCGTCGGACCTGCCTCCGCTGCGCGAGGACGTGGGGGACCGGTTGGTGGAGGGCGTTCGCGCGGTGTACTCGGAGGTGCTGGAGGCCGCGAGGCATCGGCGTCAGCCGGGGCAGGCGCTGGTGGCCATGGGCCATTGCTACATGACGGGCTCGGAGCTGTCGGAGCTCAGCGAGCGGAAGATTCTGGGCGGCAACCAGCATGCGCTGCCCGTGGACCTGTTCCCCGAGGACGTGGCGTACGCGGCGCTGGGGCACCTGCACAAGGCGCAGCGCGTGGGCGGGCGCGAAGGGGTCCGCTACAGCGGCTCACCGTTGCCGTTGTCGCTGTCGGAGGCGGGTTACCGGCACCAGGTGTTGCTGGTGGACTTGAAGGGGGAGGCGCTGGAGCGCGTGGAGTCGGTGGCGGTGCCTCGGCGGGCGGAGATGGTGCGGGTGCCCGCGCGGGATGCGGCGGTGCTGGACGACGTGGTGGCGCTGCTGGAGGCGCTGCCGGCGTTGGATGAGGCGATGCCGGAGTGGCGGCGGCCCTACCTGGAGGTGTGTGTGTCGCTGCCTCGGCCGGAGCCTTCGCTGCGGCAGAAGGTGGAGAAGGCGCTGGAGGGACGCGCGGCGCGGCTGGTGAAGCTGACGCCCGCGTACACGGGGACGGGGGGCGCGCTGGCGGAGACGGGGCCGGCGATGCTGTCGTTGCGGGAGCGCACGCCGGAGGACGTCTTCCGGGCGCGGTTCGCGCGGGATTACGAGGAGCCGCCCTCCGAGCTGTTGCTGGAGGCGTTCCATACGCTGCTGACCCAGGTGCAGGAGGACGCGTCATGA
- a CDS encoding PQQ-dependent sugar dehydrogenase yields the protein MRQLLTLLLLLAAPAWAAVPSGFTETVYTSNDLSQATGLAWAPDGSGRLFVTIKSGDVRVVATSNGLPRTTTPGGTTLVTSLFAREPVVETNSECGVIGIAFDPNYTVNRYVYIFVTVSASEQQIVRYTDLNGAGTARTVIVSGLPTRGENHDGGALGFGPDGKLYFAIGDLGNGTGVDADLTSLAAKVSRVNRDGSPVNDNPFNDGVGPNNERIWARGFRNPFTLTFQPSTGLLWVNVVGTNYEQAFVVKSGDHAGYNDYENNQPATNKYITPVIKYRTKGTDERTLIAGGAVRSGGVTTFTTTATHGFRKGEKLTLAGVTDASFNGDFYVASTPSATTFTVAQAGVADASSGGGSATTQRLGGCMNGGVFYDATLFPPEYRGNYFFGDYVDATFMRATLAADNTVATVDRWGDSFSSYVDAAVGPDGALYTIGVQGGHLRRIVPTPTGQRLVVSGLYPRVVEGGRATFTVRLAQAPSGPVVVDVYRAPGGSSDLRISGPATFTFTLDDWSVPRVVTLEALEDADAVQDTATFTVSSSGLTSESVLATTIEDNSAQLVLSSSNVNVPEGGTSTFTVALSRAPVRNVTVSVARTSGDADLTVQEGASLTLTPSNWNTPQTVTLAAAADADNADGVATFSVAATGLDSRTVTVAEVDMNDLAPDITSTALTTAVVGNPYRYDVEARARPAATYSLTASPPGMSIDGATGLISWTPTTEMTVDVAVRVANGVAPEAAQRFSITVKQDEPPVAKLTQPTAEARVSGASAEFYGDCEDDVGCTQAEFYVDGERRYVDERTDNHFHFGGEHNRWDTTDLAPGGHLVRFVVVDTRGNRAEAEVKVCVGTGDCTLVPPDAGTPDAGGGEPDAGKEPPLPFPSGGGCGCGAAPVGALAWGALAVLALVRRRRQPR from the coding sequence ATGCGCCAACTGCTGACCCTGTTGCTCTTGCTCGCAGCGCCCGCCTGGGCCGCGGTCCCCTCGGGCTTCACCGAGACGGTCTACACGTCGAATGACTTGAGCCAGGCCACGGGCCTGGCGTGGGCGCCGGATGGCTCCGGGCGCTTGTTCGTCACCATCAAGTCGGGTGACGTGCGGGTGGTGGCGACGAGCAATGGCTTGCCTCGGACGACGACGCCGGGCGGCACCACCCTGGTGACGAGCCTGTTCGCCAGGGAGCCCGTGGTTGAAACCAACAGCGAGTGTGGCGTCATCGGCATCGCGTTCGACCCGAACTACACCGTCAACCGCTACGTCTACATCTTCGTCACCGTCTCCGCCTCGGAGCAGCAGATTGTCCGCTACACCGACCTCAACGGCGCGGGCACGGCGCGCACGGTGATTGTCTCGGGGCTCCCCACGCGAGGCGAGAACCACGACGGTGGCGCGCTGGGCTTCGGGCCGGACGGCAAGCTGTACTTCGCCATCGGCGACCTGGGCAACGGCACGGGCGTGGACGCGGACCTCACGTCGCTGGCCGCGAAGGTGAGCCGGGTGAATCGCGATGGCTCACCGGTGAACGACAACCCGTTCAACGACGGCGTGGGGCCCAACAATGAGCGCATCTGGGCGCGCGGCTTCCGCAACCCCTTCACCCTGACCTTCCAGCCGAGCACCGGCCTCTTGTGGGTCAACGTGGTGGGCACCAACTACGAGCAGGCCTTCGTGGTGAAGAGCGGAGACCACGCCGGCTACAACGACTATGAGAACAACCAGCCGGCCACGAACAAGTACATCACCCCCGTCATCAAGTACCGCACCAAGGGCACCGATGAGCGGACCCTCATCGCGGGCGGCGCGGTGCGCTCAGGCGGCGTCACCACCTTCACCACCACCGCCACCCATGGCTTCCGCAAGGGAGAGAAGCTCACCCTCGCTGGCGTGACGGATGCCTCGTTCAACGGAGACTTCTACGTCGCCAGCACCCCGAGCGCGACGACGTTCACCGTGGCGCAGGCGGGCGTGGCGGACGCGAGCAGTGGTGGCGGCTCGGCGACGACGCAGCGGTTGGGGGGCTGCATGAATGGCGGCGTCTTCTATGACGCCACGCTGTTCCCGCCAGAGTACCGAGGCAACTACTTCTTCGGCGACTACGTCGACGCCACCTTCATGCGTGCCACACTGGCGGCGGACAACACCGTGGCGACGGTGGACCGGTGGGGCGACAGCTTCTCGTCGTATGTCGACGCGGCGGTGGGCCCGGACGGCGCGCTGTACACGATTGGCGTCCAGGGCGGCCACCTGCGCCGCATCGTCCCCACCCCCACCGGTCAGCGGCTGGTGGTGTCGGGGCTGTATCCCCGCGTCGTCGAAGGCGGCCGGGCCACCTTCACCGTGCGGCTGGCGCAGGCGCCCTCGGGCCCCGTGGTGGTGGATGTCTACCGCGCTCCGGGCGGAAGCTCGGATTTGCGCATCTCCGGTCCGGCGACCTTCACCTTCACGCTGGACGACTGGAGTGTCCCTCGCGTGGTGACCCTCGAGGCGTTGGAGGATGCGGACGCCGTGCAGGACACGGCCACCTTCACCGTGTCGTCGAGCGGCCTCACGTCGGAGTCCGTGCTGGCGACGACCATCGAGGACAACTCCGCGCAGCTCGTGCTCTCGTCGAGCAACGTCAACGTCCCCGAGGGCGGCACCTCGACGTTCACGGTGGCGCTCTCCCGTGCCCCCGTTCGCAACGTCACGGTGAGCGTGGCGCGCACCTCTGGTGATGCGGACCTGACCGTGCAGGAGGGGGCGTCGCTGACGTTGACGCCGAGCAACTGGAACACGCCGCAGACGGTGACGCTGGCGGCCGCCGCCGATGCCGACAACGCGGATGGGGTCGCCACGTTCTCTGTCGCCGCCACGGGCCTGGACTCGCGCACGGTGACGGTGGCGGAGGTGGACATGAACGACCTGGCGCCGGACATCACCTCTACCGCGCTCACCACGGCGGTGGTGGGCAACCCGTACCGCTACGACGTGGAGGCGCGAGCCCGTCCCGCGGCCACGTATTCGCTCACGGCTTCACCTCCGGGGATGAGCATCGACGGGGCCACGGGCCTCATCTCCTGGACGCCCACCACGGAGATGACGGTGGACGTCGCGGTGCGCGTTGCCAACGGCGTGGCCCCCGAAGCCGCTCAGCGGTTCTCCATCACGGTGAAGCAGGACGAGCCGCCGGTCGCGAAGCTCACGCAGCCCACGGCGGAGGCGCGTGTCTCTGGCGCGTCCGCGGAGTTCTACGGCGACTGCGAGGACGACGTGGGCTGCACGCAGGCGGAGTTCTACGTGGACGGAGAGCGGCGCTACGTCGATGAGCGCACGGACAATCACTTCCACTTCGGTGGCGAGCACAACCGCTGGGACACGACGGACCTGGCGCCCGGAGGACACCTGGTGCGCTTCGTCGTGGTGGACACCCGGGGGAATCGCGCGGAGGCCGAGGTGAAGGTGTGCGTGGGGACTGGAGACTGCACGCTGGTGCCGCCCGATGCGGGGACTCCCGACGCGGGTGGGGGAGAGCCGGATGCGGGAAAGGAGCCACCGTTGCCCTTCCCCTCGGGAGGCGGCTGTGGATGTGGCGCGGCTCCCGTGGGCGCGCTGGCCTGGGGAGCCTTGGCGGTGCTGGCGCTGGTGCGGCGGCGGCGTCAGCCTCGCTGA